From the genome of Acidaminococcus sp.:
GGAAAAATATGAGCAGTACTATCGGTGATCGAATTAAAATGACTATTTATGGGGAATCTCACGGTCCGTCCATCGGTGTTGTTCTGGATGGCCTGCCGGCGGGCGTTCCTCTGGATCTTGAAGCCATCGAAAAAGAAATGAAGCGGCGCGCTCCCGGTCAAAATAAGCTGGCAACACCGCGCAAGGAAACTGATAGTTTTACCATTGAAAGCGGTTTCTTCGAAGGCAAAACGACGGGTATGGCCCTTTGCATTCGCATCCAGAACCATAATGCCCATTCCAAGGATTATTCCCTGTTAAAGGATGTTATGCGCCCCGGACACGGGGATTATCCGGGCTTTGTAAAATTTCACGGTGCTAATGATTACCGCGGGGGCGGTTCGTTTTCCGGCCGCCTGACGGCGCCGCTTGTGTTTGCAGGTGCCGTGGCAAAACAACTGCTTGCGCAGGAAGGAATCACCATCGGGGCCCATGTGGCGGAAATCGCCGGCATCAAGGATCGGCCCTTCGATCCCTGCGGAGAGTCTGCAGAAACGCTGCAAAACCTGGGCCGGGATTATATTCCGCTTCTCGATGGTTCCGTACGTGAAAAGATGCAGGAAGCAATCACGGCGGCACGGGCTGACAAAGATTCTGTCGGCGGTATGATTGAATGTATGGCGGTGGGTATTCCGGCTGGCATGGGAGAACCTTATTTTGATTCCGTCGAGAGTAAACTGTCCCATGCTCTCTTTTCCGTGCCGGCTGTCAAGGGCATTGCCTTCGGTGATGGCTTCGGACTTGCCGCTATGCGCGGCTCTCAGGCCAATGACCCGATGATGCTGCGTCAGGACAAAGTCGTCTGCACGACTAACCACAACGGCGGCATTCTGGGCGGTATTACTAACGGAATGCCTATCGTTTTCCATGTGGTTATCAAACCGACGCCATCCATCGGTAAACTGCAGCATACGGTGAACGTCAGAACTCATGAAGAAACGACGCTCGAAGTTACGGGCCGTCATGATCCCTGCATCGTGCCCCGTGCCGTGCCGGTGATTGAAGCCGTGACCGCCTGGACGCTGCTGGATTTGTTCTATCTGATGAAGAGAGGGTGAAGCGTGTGTTGAAGGGAAACTTTCATGTAGGGTACCAGGGCGTCCCGGGCGCCTACAGCTATCTGGCCATGAATCAATATTTCAAGGGATGCACGATTACTTCCGAAGCTTACTCTTCTTTCGACGATGTGGTGGAAGCTGTGAAAGCAGGTACGGTTCAGTACGGAATCCTGCCTATTGAAAATTCTTCTACCGGCGGTATTACGAATGTGTACGATTTGATTCGGCACAATCATGTCAATATTGTCGGTGAAAAAATTGTAAAGGTGGAGCATTGCCTTCTTGCGTGTCCCGGTACGCATCTTGAAGAAATCAAAAAAGTGTATTCTCACCCTCAGGGACTGGCCCAGTGTCATGAGTTCTTTAAGGCTCATCCCGCTATGCAGGAATGTCCCTATACAAATACGGCAAAGGCAGCTCAGCTTGTCTCAGAAAAGAAAGACCACACGCTGGCGGCCATTGCAGGTGCACAGGCTGCGGAACCCTATGGCCTTGAGGTGCTTTTGCGCGGTATCCAGAGCAACAAGAGCAATTACACCCGTTTTGTAATTATCAGCCGTCAGGCGGAAATTCCACCGGAAGCCAACAAGATTACGCTGGTTGTCAGCCTGCCTCATAAGCCGGGTTCTTTGTATCATGTGCTGGGACACTTCGAGCAGAATGGCATCAATATGACGAATATTGAATCCCGTCCGATTGAAGGCCGTCCGTGGGAATATTTCTTCCATATGGATATTACGGGACACCTGAATGACGAAGCAGTGCAAAATGCCCTTGCCGGGCTGAGCCTTGAGGATGCGCGCTATAAACTGCTCGGGAACTACGTGGCTGATGAGCCGGATAAAGGCTGAAAGCTAAACTAAAGGGGTAAGAATCATGATGAGATTAGGATTGTTGGGTGAAGTACTGGGGCACAGCTGGTCTCCGGAAATTCATCAGTTATTTTTTCAGGAAACCGGAATAGAAGGCACTTATAAATTAGTTGAAGTACCGGAAGACCGTGTGGATCAGTTCCTGAAAGAGGCAGGAGAGCAGTTTGACGGCTTGAATGTGACTATTCCTTATAAAGTGAAAGCTTCTGAGGAAGCCTCCTACGTGAGCCCTGAGGCAAAGGCTATTGGTGCTGTAAATACGTTAAAATTTGACGGTGGCACGATGGAAGGGCACAATACGGATTATTTCGGTTTTGGTCGTCTTCTGGCGCATAACAATATTGTGGTAGAAGGCAAAGATGTGGTTGTCCTTGGAAGCGGCGGCGCAGCCCGTGCCGTACTGCAGAACCTGTTGAATCAGAAACCGGCCAGTCTTACCGTCATGGCACGTAATCTGGCAAAAGGGCATCGGGATCTGGAGCGTTTTTTCAGTAAGTATCCGGCGCTTCGGATGATTGACTATGCCCATGCGGACGAAGTTCCTGCGCACGACCTGATTGTCAATACGACACCTGTCGGTATGTATCCGCGTGTCGGAGTTTCGGCAGTTGGCATGGAAGTCCTCGGCAAGACGCGGGAGGCTGCTGTAGATATTGTGTATAATCCGGCGGAGACAGAATTTTTGCGGCTCGCCGGGCAAAGGGGGCTGGTGACCTGCAATGGACTTTATATGCTCGTAGCGCAGGCCATGGCCTCGGAAGAAATATGGCTCGGACGCAAAATTGAGCCGGAGCTGACGGCGCGCATTGCCGCTCAGATGGAGGAAAAAATCCATGCGTAATATTGTACTTATCGGGCTGCCGGGCTGTGGGAAGAGTACCATAGGAAAAAAACTGGCCCAGGCGCTGCATCGGCCTTTTTATGATGCTGATATTACCGTCGTGGAGATGGCAGGGGAGACTATTGCGGATATGTTTGCTAAAAGTGAAGACTACTTCCGCAGCCGCGAAAGTGAAGCAATCCGGGCCCTTGCACAAAAACAGGGCATTGTCATAGCCTGCGGAGGAGGCGTGGTCACGCGCGAATGTAATATGGAAGCACTCAGGAAAACGGGTACGGTAGTCTTTCTTGACCGCTCCGTAGATGATATCGTGGCAAGTGTCGACACTTCCATGCGTCCATTGCTCAAAGACGGCGCGGAAAGAGTGCGGCGCCTTGACAAACAGCGCCGCCCGCTTTATCAGAAATACAGCGATCTGGTGGTGCCGGTGGAAGAACCTTTTACTAAGACCGTCAACAAACTGGCGATTCGTTTTTTACATAAACAATAAGAAAATCCAAAGCCTGCAGTAGGGTGTTGTTTTCCTGCTGCAGCTTTTTAGTATTGCTTTTAAACTTTCGAACCGTAGAGATAAATAAGGTTCACATGAGGTTCCGTTTACAGGTGGAGCTTTACAGAGAGTGGGGAAAAAGGTATGATTAATCCAAATTCTTTATTACAAGGAGAGTCACATGGAAAAGTTTCAAGGTAGTTCTGATTATATTGCATCCGAGGAATTAATCCGGACCGTCAATATTGCCGCCGCACTGCAGAAACCGCTGCTTATCAAAGGGGAACCGGGTACCGGTAAGACGATGCTGGCGCGGTCTATTGCAGACGGCTTGAATATGAAGTTATATATTTGGAACATTAAATCGACGACAAAGGCACAGGATGGCCTCTATGTGTACGATACGGTTCAGCGCCTTTATGACAGCCAGTTCGGGACTGCCGGCGTCGATGATATCAAAAAATACATTCATCTCGGCAAACTCGGCGAGGCGTTTAGTGATCCGGAAAGAAGCGTGTTGCTTATCGATGAAATCGATAAGGCAGATTTGGAATTCCCGAATGACCTTTTGTGGGAACTGGATCAGATGGAATTCTATATTCCTGAAACCGGAGAGACGATTCGGGCTCAGAATCGTCCGATTGTGATTATTACGTCAAATGCTGAAAAGGAGTTGCCGGATGCTTTTCTGCGCCGCTGCATTTTCCATTACATTGCGTTCCCGGATCCGGACATGATGCGCCGTATTGTCAAGGCTCATTACCCCAATTTGGAAGAGGAACTCGTAGCGGCAGCTGTCAAAGCTTTTTATCGTCTGCGTGACCTGGATCTTTCAAAGAAACCGGGCACATCGGAACTTCTTGATTGGCTGCAGGCACTTGTCATCGGAGGTGTCCCGGCAGAGACACTGGAGCATGAACTGCCTTTCATCGGGGTACTTCTTAAAAAGACAGAGGATTTGCAGCGAGTGGGGCATTGATATGTTTACGGATTTTCTGTATATGCTCCGTTCCTACGGACTTAAAGTCAGTCTTGTAGAGTGGTCAGCACTCCTGGACGCCCTTTCCATGGGGCTTGAAGGAGAAAGCCTTCTGGAGTTTTACCATATGGCGCGGGCTATTTTGGTAAAACGAGAGACGGATTATGACCGCTTCGATCAGGCCTTTGCGGCTTATTTTAAAGGAATTGCCGAGCATAGCGAGCTTTCTGATGCCATGGAAGAATGGCTGACCCACGTCTTGGAACGGAAAGAATTTAATGAAGAACTCGCCAACGCAATGTGGAAGAACATGACGCTTGAAGAAATCGAGGCGCTCATGAGGCAGCGTCTGGCGGAACAAAAATCAGAACATCACGGCGGGACCAAGTGGATTGGAACGGGGGGTCTCACGCCGTTCGGTCACTCGGGATATGCTCCGAAAGGTATCCGCATTCGTGGTAAGGGTCGGAATCATCGGGCTCTTAAAGTGGCAGAAGAACGTAATTATCGTGACTTCCGTGACGACCACGTACTGGAAATTCGTCAGTTTCAGATGGCCCTGCGCAAACTGCGTCGTTTATCCAATAAGGATGAAGCGGCCGCGACGGAACTCGATGTAGAGGGAACCATCGAAGAGACGGGAAAACATGCGGGAATGCTGCAGATTGTCATGAAAAAGCCGCGTAAGAACCAGACCAAGCTGCTGCTCCTCATGGACAGCGGCGGTTCCATGGACGCCTATATTACGCTTTGCAGCCGCTTATTTCAGGCTGTGCATGATTCTAATCACTTCAAGGATTTGAAGACCTATTATTTCCATAACTGCTGGTATGAGTATTTCTTTACAGAACCGAGCTGCCGCTGGTCGACGCGGATTTCGACAGAACAGATCCTGAACAACATCAAAAGTGAGTACAAGGTCATCGTCATCGGAGACGCCTATATGGGACCGGCAGAGCTGCTCTATGAAGACGGCAATATTGATTACTATCATGGCAATGAGAAGCCCGGACTGTACTGGATTGAGCGGACACACCATCATTTTCCGGGAATGGTCTGGCTGAACCCGCTGCATGAAAGACTGTGGAATTATGATTACGGGATGCGGACAGTGGGACTTGTTGCACAGAGAGTCCCCATGTTTCCGCTTACTCTGAACGGTCTCGAACGAGCTATCGACTGCTTGCAGAAGACATCGGTGTAAAAGTAAAAAAGCGCTTTTGCCTTTTAGCATCTGGCATTTAGCCCTGTCTGCTGCAGTGGTTAGTACACCCGGGCGGGCTGCGGACGGTGGGGTGTAGAAAGCGTGTAAAAAGGGGCTGTGAAATATGCGCGTGCATTATTTCACAGCCCCTTTTCGGGTCTATTAACGAGATTCTATTTCCTGAATTTTAGTAAGCACAATCTGTGCTGTTTTCTGAGGTCCTTCTACGACTGGTATTGTATAATGGCTGTATTTTCGGTAGAGGTCGATACGCTCGTTATAGAGCTGCTGCAGGCGGTTTGCCGAGCTGTTCAGCAGCGGACGGCCTTTTGTATCGACACTGCGGGCAATTTCCTGGAGATTACGGTCGAGAAAAAAGACTGTACCTGTTTTGCGGAGCAAATCCATATTTTCGGCACGTTTAACGACTCCGCCGCCACAGGCGATGATGGTTCCCTCTTTGGCAGCAAGTTCACGGATAGCTTTGGTTTCAGCATCCCGGAACTTTTCTTCACTTTCCCGAAACAACGCTTTGATATCGCGTCCGATCATCTGGTGCAGATAGTCATCAGAATCTGTAAACGGGCGGTGCAGAGCTTTACTGACAAGGCGTCCAATGGTGCTCTTTCCGGATCCCGGCATGCCGATAAATACGATGTTTTTCATAGATGATGCCCCTTTTGACTTTTGTTTTGCTTAGATATAGAATACAATCATTATAAAATTTTTAGCTCGGGATAACAATAGTAGTGATGGGAGAAAATTGAATGAATAAAGCTGTAAAGGTAAAGCAGATTGTTTTGGGTGAAGGTAAACCTAAAATTTGTGTTCCTCTGACAGAACCGGACATTGCTTCTTTGCGTGTAAAACTAAAAGAGGTCCGCGCTGCTGCGCATGATCTGGTGGAGTTCCGGGCAGACCGGCTGCGGCTTCTGAATGATCCGGAGATTATGAATCAGGCGCTGCAGACCCTGCATGAAGAACTTCCGGATGATCCGATTCTTTTTACCATCCGAACCAGCGTAGAAATGGATGAAATTGAACTGACATCAGAAGTTTATGAAACATTGTGCCGGAGGGCAGTGGAGTCTGGTCTGATTGACCTGATCGATATCGAACTTTCCCGCGGTTTGCCCCTTGTAGAAAAATTGGTCGGAGCTGCCCATGCTGCAGGTGTCAAGGCTGTCGTATCCTGCCATCTGCGGGATGTAACACCAGAGACGGATGTGATGGTAAATTGTCTGCGAACGATGCAGTCAGCAGGCGCTGACATTGCAAAACTGGCAGTCATGCCGCGGTGTGAGCGGGATGTCCTGCGCCTTTTGGATGCTACGCTGACCATGAAGGAAGATCCCGATGCCTGTCCTGTTATTACGATGGCTATGGGTCCCCTTGGGGCTTTGAGCCGTATCAGCGGGGCTCTTACGGGGAGCGTGCTGACCTTTGGCGCTGTGGGCAATACATCAGCACCCGGTCAGCTGCCGGCTGCGGCACTCAAAAAGATCATTGATCTACTGTAGCGGAAGTGAGGGCTGCCAAATGCGAAAAAAGGGCTGTAAAAAATAAAAGAGCGCTTTTGGCCTATGGCATATAGCCTTTTCTGCGACAGTGTGTTAAAGCTTTTGGTTTAAGTGAAATATGATATAAAACCTGAAATTTAGCAGTTAGTCTAAATTTCAGGTTTTATTTTTATAAGCTCAAAGAAAAATGCCTTGGTCATTCTTCCACGGGTGGGATGTGAACGGCGTGCTGCGAGAAGCGCGAAATAGGGGCTGTGAAATCATGCACACGCATTATTTCACAGCCCCTGTTTTTACTTTTCAGGTGCTTTTTCGGGCATTTTTTCTACATATACGCTTTGGCTGGGGAAGGCTGCACTGACGCCGACTTCTTCCATAGCCCTCATGAGTGCCAGATTCACTTCTTCTTTGACTTCGTAGTATTCCGTAAAGGAAATAATATGTGTGTAACAAATGATTGTAATGTTGAGACTGCTGTCAGCGAGCGCGGTAAAAGCGACTGTCATATCTTCATTAAGTATGTGAGGGAGCGACTTCAGCGCGGATTTGATTTTGCTGACGAGTTCTTCCATTTGTTCCGGTGTTGTGTCATAAGTAACCCCGAGCGTGAGCTCAATGCGGCGGCGGTCACGTTTGGTATAGTTCGTAATCGGAGTACTGATGATCATTGAGTTCGGGATATTAACGAGGCCCTGGACCGGGGTACGGACATTCGTACTGCGGAAGGAAATGGACTCTACCACTCCCTCGATGTTATTGCAGACAATCCAGTCTCCGACCCGGAAGGGGTGATCCAGCATGATAATGCAGCAGGCAAAAATATTGGATAACGAATCCTTGGCAGCCAGGGAAACAGCGAGGCCGCCGATGGATAAGCCGGCAATCAGACCGCTGATATCGATATTCCAGAAACTGAGCACCGAAGCTACGGCCAGAATAATGATAAGCAGCCGCACTATCATGGAAATAAAGTTGCTGATGGTGGCATCAAGTTTCCATTTCCCTTTAGCTGTCAGATACTGGAAAACATAGTTCGTGGAACTGAAGAGATTGTAAAAAATCCAGTAGAACGCGATGATAATGAGGGTCTTGAAAAAGACGATGGCCGCGTCACCCCAGATTCCGAGTGACAGGGGAGCGGACGTCAGCAAACCGACCATACCTCCGGAAGCAATAGCCATGCGCCCCGGACGATAAATGGCAGTGGCAATATTCTGGTCAGCATCAATGGGCAGCTTATCCAGAATGAAATGAATGACCTTTATAGAAATTATACGGAAAAGGATATAGACAATGACCGTACTGACAAGTACTGTCAGCGCCGGCAGCCAGTCGTGAAGAGCGTAAGAAGTAATCATGGTACCTCCTTTGGAAGTGCATGGAAAATAGCAGAAGCGCAGCCGGCATCTCTCAGCCGGATGTGGTGAACAGACAAATTGTAGCATGGGAGGTGCGCACTTGCAAGAAAGTATCGTCGTTGGCGAAGGTCATTTTTGAGGATACCTATTGACAAAATAGTAAGTTTTGTCTGACAATGAAATAAAATTAGTAACTTTATACGGTATTGGAGGGACCTACATGACGTTACGGGATGATGCTCAGTTCATTATGGATGCGGCACTGAAGGCAGCTCTGCCGGACGCTGCCGTGGCAAAGGCTTTGAAGAATAAAGATTTTGGCAAAGGCAAGGTAGTCGTGGTGGCTATTGGCAAAGCTTCCTGGCAAATGGCCAAGACAGCAGTAGAACTCCTGGGAAACCGTGTTTCTTCCGGAATTGTGATTACGAAGTATCATCACTCAAAGGGAGCGCTGCCTCCGCTTGAAATTTATGAGGCAGGGCATCCGGTGCTGGATGAAAATTCGGTCAAGGCAACTGCCAGGGCCATTGAAATGGTCAAGAACTTAAAAGCCGAGGACACTGTTCTCTTTTTGATCAGCGGCGGTGGATCCGCTTTGTTTGAAAAACCGCTGCTGCCGCTTTCTGAATTGCAGCAGATCACTTCGCAGCTGCTGGCAAGCGGCGCCGACATTGTTTCCATGAATACGGTTCGGAAACGTCTCAGTGCGGTAAAGGGAGGTAAGTTTGCGCTCCTTTGCGCGCCGGCCAAAGTTTACGCCATCGTACTTTCTGACATCATTGGCGACCCGCTTGATATGATTGCTTCCGGACCTGCTTATCCGGATTCGACAACTTGCAAAGATGCCCAGAATGTGATTGAACGGTTCCATATTACGCTTTCTCCGGAAGCCAAAGCATGCCTTGCTC
Proteins encoded in this window:
- a CDS encoding VWA domain-containing protein, whose protein sequence is MFTDFLYMLRSYGLKVSLVEWSALLDALSMGLEGESLLEFYHMARAILVKRETDYDRFDQAFAAYFKGIAEHSELSDAMEEWLTHVLERKEFNEELANAMWKNMTLEEIEALMRQRLAEQKSEHHGGTKWIGTGGLTPFGHSGYAPKGIRIRGKGRNHRALKVAEERNYRDFRDDHVLEIRQFQMALRKLRRLSNKDEAAATELDVEGTIEETGKHAGMLQIVMKKPRKNQTKLLLLMDSGGSMDAYITLCSRLFQAVHDSNHFKDLKTYYFHNCWYEYFFTEPSCRWSTRISTEQILNNIKSEYKVIVIGDAYMGPAELLYEDGNIDYYHGNEKPGLYWIERTHHHFPGMVWLNPLHERLWNYDYGMRTVGLVAQRVPMFPLTLNGLERAIDCLQKTSV
- a CDS encoding MoxR family ATPase, which codes for MEKFQGSSDYIASEELIRTVNIAAALQKPLLIKGEPGTGKTMLARSIADGLNMKLYIWNIKSTTKAQDGLYVYDTVQRLYDSQFGTAGVDDIKKYIHLGKLGEAFSDPERSVLLIDEIDKADLEFPNDLLWELDQMEFYIPETGETIRAQNRPIVIITSNAEKELPDAFLRRCIFHYIAFPDPDMMRRIVKAHYPNLEEELVAAAVKAFYRLRDLDLSKKPGTSELLDWLQALVIGGVPAETLEHELPFIGVLLKKTEDLQRVGH
- the aroD gene encoding type I 3-dehydroquinate dehydratase, translated to MNKAVKVKQIVLGEGKPKICVPLTEPDIASLRVKLKEVRAAAHDLVEFRADRLRLLNDPEIMNQALQTLHEELPDDPILFTIRTSVEMDEIELTSEVYETLCRRAVESGLIDLIDIELSRGLPLVEKLVGAAHAAGVKAVVSCHLRDVTPETDVMVNCLRTMQSAGADIAKLAVMPRCERDVLRLLDATLTMKEDPDACPVITMAMGPLGALSRISGALTGSVLTFGAVGNTSAPGQLPAAALKKIIDLL
- the pheA gene encoding prephenate dehydratase, whose protein sequence is MLKGNFHVGYQGVPGAYSYLAMNQYFKGCTITSEAYSSFDDVVEAVKAGTVQYGILPIENSSTGGITNVYDLIRHNHVNIVGEKIVKVEHCLLACPGTHLEEIKKVYSHPQGLAQCHEFFKAHPAMQECPYTNTAKAAQLVSEKKDHTLAAIAGAQAAEPYGLEVLLRGIQSNKSNYTRFVIISRQAEIPPEANKITLVVSLPHKPGSLYHVLGHFEQNGINMTNIESRPIEGRPWEYFFHMDITGHLNDEAVQNALAGLSLEDARYKLLGNYVADEPDKG
- a CDS encoding glycerate kinase, giving the protein MTLRDDAQFIMDAALKAALPDAAVAKALKNKDFGKGKVVVVAIGKASWQMAKTAVELLGNRVSSGIVITKYHHSKGALPPLEIYEAGHPVLDENSVKATARAIEMVKNLKAEDTVLFLISGGGSALFEKPLLPLSELQQITSQLLASGADIVSMNTVRKRLSAVKGGKFALLCAPAKVYAIVLSDIIGDPLDMIASGPAYPDSTTCKDAQNVIERFHITLSPEAKACLAQETPKALDNVETVVTGSVTELAAAGKAAAEARGYKAVVLTSSLNCQAKEAGSFLAAIAREYQHKGEKIAFLAGGETIVHLHGKGKGGRNQEIALAAADGIRGIKNAAVFSFGSDGTDGPTDAAGGYADGTTADTLAKAGISIPKVLDENDAYHALEKANGLIITGPTGTNVNDLSVLLID
- the aroE gene encoding shikimate dehydrogenase; the protein is MMRLGLLGEVLGHSWSPEIHQLFFQETGIEGTYKLVEVPEDRVDQFLKEAGEQFDGLNVTIPYKVKASEEASYVSPEAKAIGAVNTLKFDGGTMEGHNTDYFGFGRLLAHNNIVVEGKDVVVLGSGGAARAVLQNLLNQKPASLTVMARNLAKGHRDLERFFSKYPALRMIDYAHADEVPAHDLIVNTTPVGMYPRVGVSAVGMEVLGKTREAAVDIVYNPAETEFLRLAGQRGLVTCNGLYMLVAQAMASEEIWLGRKIEPELTARIAAQMEEKIHA
- the aroC gene encoding chorismate synthase — encoded protein: MSSTIGDRIKMTIYGESHGPSIGVVLDGLPAGVPLDLEAIEKEMKRRAPGQNKLATPRKETDSFTIESGFFEGKTTGMALCIRIQNHNAHSKDYSLLKDVMRPGHGDYPGFVKFHGANDYRGGGSFSGRLTAPLVFAGAVAKQLLAQEGITIGAHVAEIAGIKDRPFDPCGESAETLQNLGRDYIPLLDGSVREKMQEAITAARADKDSVGGMIECMAVGIPAGMGEPYFDSVESKLSHALFSVPAVKGIAFGDGFGLAAMRGSQANDPMMLRQDKVVCTTNHNGGILGGITNGMPIVFHVVIKPTPSIGKLQHTVNVRTHEETTLEVTGRHDPCIVPRAVPVIEAVTAWTLLDLFYLMKRG
- a CDS encoding shikimate kinase encodes the protein MKNIVFIGMPGSGKSTIGRLVSKALHRPFTDSDDYLHQMIGRDIKALFRESEEKFRDAETKAIRELAAKEGTIIACGGGVVKRAENMDLLRKTGTVFFLDRNLQEIARSVDTKGRPLLNSSANRLQQLYNERIDLYRKYSHYTIPVVEGPQKTAQIVLTKIQEIESR
- a CDS encoding mechanosensitive ion channel family protein yields the protein MITSYALHDWLPALTVLVSTVIVYILFRIISIKVIHFILDKLPIDADQNIATAIYRPGRMAIASGGMVGLLTSAPLSLGIWGDAAIVFFKTLIIIAFYWIFYNLFSSTNYVFQYLTAKGKWKLDATISNFISMIVRLLIIILAVASVLSFWNIDISGLIAGLSIGGLAVSLAAKDSLSNIFACCIIMLDHPFRVGDWIVCNNIEGVVESISFRSTNVRTPVQGLVNIPNSMIISTPITNYTKRDRRRIELTLGVTYDTTPEQMEELVSKIKSALKSLPHILNEDMTVAFTALADSSLNITIICYTHIISFTEYYEVKEEVNLALMRAMEEVGVSAAFPSQSVYVEKMPEKAPEK
- a CDS encoding shikimate kinase, which produces MRNIVLIGLPGCGKSTIGKKLAQALHRPFYDADITVVEMAGETIADMFAKSEDYFRSRESEAIRALAQKQGIVIACGGGVVTRECNMEALRKTGTVVFLDRSVDDIVASVDTSMRPLLKDGAERVRRLDKQRRPLYQKYSDLVVPVEEPFTKTVNKLAIRFLHKQ